Proteins encoded by one window of Patescibacteria group bacterium:
- a CDS encoding DUF4430 domain-containing protein, with protein MRTQLVSFLRKQESRQTNKNKSIFVYFSLLDPRPRISVRGRFWSGMTVRCVTALLIASSLIPSLSLQADAPLSRAITYLKSKPAAPWATMALVAAGDTEVPAEYLKTADTSSAITMEAPILAIVAAGYDPRTFTGIDLVAKLNTFHTNGQIGDPALLNDDIFGILALSAAGEASDDPAIQDAKTTLLNAQQENGSWGDTNTTAAAIQALIEAGVAPSQEPISRALLWLKGTQNEDGGFPYFWPANPYTSEPDPSDTSSSAWVAHAVRKAGQDPASSAWEKNGKDALDHLLALQQPNGSFAHSSTFTDETSFTPISTAYAVIALAGKSLPVASFVPEHATTVSYRIEGSLNPVCTGTAALAPQLASALDIIPAAASACGFTYDIPQTSFGPYVKTINNDAAQGTKGWLYRVNWALPDRGAADYALAPGDEVLWYYGEFEWSPLRLSASTTRTINGQSANITIQQFSNNSWSPIAATLYGGTEPIQTDAQGEATITLSDGVWTIWAEADGAIRSNRVTLTIGDGNAVGLLVYVVPAPGGGNADGVTLGFTVEPSLLDFGNVPQGRAADRTLLLRNTGDAPLSFTSAVRGDELFVDNLRLSGSSWRSFDTSLNAQSTQTVEVALSVPSGNETGVSQGTLVFWGQAQ; from the coding sequence ATGCGCACACAGCTGGTGTCATTCCTGCGAAAGCAGGAATCCAGACAAACGAACAAAAACAAATCGATTTTTGTCTATTTTTCCCTTCTGGATCCCCGACCCCGTATCTCGGTACGGGGCAGGTTCTGGTCGGGGATGACAGTGAGGTGCGTAACCGCGCTCCTCATCGCCTCATCCCTTATCCCGTCACTCTCATTGCAAGCAGACGCCCCTCTCTCCCGCGCCATTACCTATCTCAAATCCAAACCCGCCGCCCCCTGGGCTACCATGGCGCTTGTAGCCGCAGGAGACACAGAAGTCCCTGCCGAATACCTAAAAACGGCAGATACCAGCTCTGCCATCACGATGGAAGCGCCGATACTCGCGATTGTCGCGGCAGGATACGATCCCCGCACTTTTACCGGGATCGACTTGGTCGCGAAGCTCAACACGTTCCACACCAACGGCCAAATCGGCGACCCTGCGCTTCTCAACGATGATATTTTCGGAATTCTTGCGCTTTCTGCGGCAGGAGAGGCCTCTGACGACCCGGCGATCCAAGACGCAAAAACAACTCTCCTCAATGCACAGCAGGAGAACGGGTCATGGGGCGATACCAACACCACCGCAGCGGCCATTCAGGCGCTTATAGAAGCGGGAGTCGCCCCATCCCAAGAGCCAATTTCAAGAGCGCTTCTCTGGCTGAAGGGCACGCAAAATGAGGACGGCGGATTCCCCTACTTCTGGCCCGCCAATCCCTATACCAGTGAGCCGGATCCTTCCGACACATCGTCCTCCGCCTGGGTTGCGCACGCAGTGAGAAAAGCAGGCCAGGATCCCGCTTCCTCCGCATGGGAAAAGAATGGCAAAGACGCGCTTGACCACCTCCTTGCGCTGCAGCAGCCGAATGGCAGTTTTGCGCATTCCTCCACCTTCACCGATGAAACCTCGTTCACGCCGATCTCAACCGCATATGCCGTGATCGCGCTCGCAGGCAAAAGCCTCCCGGTCGCCTCCTTTGTGCCAGAACATGCCACGACCGTGTCCTACCGCATAGAAGGATCGTTAAACCCAGTCTGCACCGGCACCGCCGCGCTCGCTCCGCAACTAGCCAGCGCCTTAGATATCATTCCCGCTGCCGCATCTGCGTGCGGCTTCACCTATGATATCCCGCAAACCTCGTTCGGCCCTTATGTAAAGACGATCAACAACGATGCGGCGCAAGGGACAAAGGGGTGGCTCTACCGCGTCAACTGGGCACTCCCTGACCGTGGCGCCGCTGACTATGCATTAGCGCCGGGAGATGAAGTGCTCTGGTATTATGGGGAATTCGAGTGGAGTCCCTTGCGCCTTTCAGCATCTACCACCCGCACGATCAACGGCCAATCTGCCAATATAACAATTCAACAATTCAGCAATAATAGTTGGAGTCCGATTGCCGCCACGCTCTATGGGGGGACTGAACCAATACAGACAGACGCGCAAGGCGAGGCGACTATTACATTATCGGATGGCGTGTGGACCATTTGGGCGGAGGCTGACGGCGCAATCCGTTCCAATCGGGTCACCCTCACGATAGGAGATGGCAACGCAGTGGGTTTATTGGTTTATGTGGTTCCCGCGCCCGGTGGCGGAAATGCGGACGGCGTAACCCTAGGGTTCACGGTCGAGCCTTCGCTTCTTGACTTTGGCAATGTACCGCAAGGCAGGGCCGCAGACCGCACGCTCCTCCTGCGCAATACTGGAGACGCGCCTCTTTCATTCACCAGCGCGGTCCGCGGCGACGAGCTCTTTGTCGACAACCTGCGGCTTTCGGGCTCTTCATGGAGATCTTTTGACACATCGCTTAATGCGCAATCAACTCAAACGGTGGAGGTTGCGCTCTCCGTGCCCAGCGGGAACGAAACAGGCGTATCGCAAGGTACGCTCGTCTTTTGGGGACAGGCGCAGTAA
- a CDS encoding thioredoxin domain-containing protein, which translates to MNMPQRLGSSSPRRVVVFVGVIALIGVYVGYAVVSRTFKNQTRQGAPAPSATMTQEPTPDELAARQNVWTSDDPVRGNIKAQVSIVEFSDFECPYCREEYPIIKQLLDTYGAQVRFQYRDFPISEPHPNAQSAAEAAECASAQGKFWEYHNILFEHQDSLTREDLGRYAREVGLNLKLFNQCLDGRSKTNEVIADFNDGRALGVGGTPTFFINGAKYAGVFTYEELKGIVEELLK; encoded by the coding sequence ATGAATATGCCGCAGCGCCTCGGTTCATCCTCACCTCGCCGCGTCGTGGTATTTGTGGGTGTTATTGCGCTCATCGGGGTATATGTAGGATACGCGGTGGTTTCTCGTACGTTTAAAAATCAGACACGCCAGGGCGCTCCTGCACCATCTGCAACCATGACGCAAGAGCCTACCCCAGATGAGCTGGCAGCGCGGCAGAACGTATGGACCAGCGATGATCCGGTACGGGGGAATATTAAAGCCCAGGTGTCCATTGTGGAATTTAGCGATTTCGAGTGCCCTTATTGCCGTGAGGAGTATCCTATAATAAAGCAGCTCCTCGATACGTATGGAGCCCAGGTCCGGTTCCAGTACCGCGATTTCCCTATTTCTGAACCACACCCCAATGCGCAGAGTGCGGCAGAGGCGGCAGAGTGCGCGAGCGCCCAGGGCAAGTTTTGGGAATATCATAATATATTATTTGAGCATCAAGACAGCCTTACGCGCGAAGACCTCGGAAGGTATGCGCGCGAGGTCGGGCTCAATCTCAAACTTTTCAATCAGTGCCTGGACGGCCGTTCTAAAACGAATGAGGTGATTGCGGACTTTAACGATGGGCGCGCGTTAGGAGTTGGTGGCACGCCGACTTTTTTTATAAACGGAGCAAAGTATGCGGGAGTGTTTACCTATGAAGAATTGAAGGGGATTGTTGAGGAGTTATTAAAGTGA
- a CDS encoding RpiB/LacA/LacB family sugar-phosphate isomerase gives MEKTLKTIIIGADHRGWQAKEDLKRSIAEWGYLIADEGAHAYDVHDDYPDIAYAVALRVAQEDDMQGVLLCGSGVGMSVVANKVQGIRASLCFFPEQAAAAKHDDDANVLVLSVDYLTAAQMRRILKSWLDTDFAPKEKYMRRLRKITLLETQGYLKNVKAQSSNAMVRQAHHDK, from the coding sequence ATGGAAAAAACCCTAAAGACAATCATTATCGGTGCTGACCATCGCGGGTGGCAGGCGAAGGAAGACCTTAAGCGTTCCATTGCAGAGTGGGGATATTTAATTGCTGATGAAGGGGCGCATGCGTATGACGTGCATGATGATTATCCTGATATCGCCTATGCGGTGGCCTTGAGAGTCGCGCAGGAAGATGACATGCAGGGAGTGCTCCTGTGCGGATCCGGCGTGGGGATGTCAGTGGTTGCCAATAAAGTGCAAGGGATTCGCGCTTCCTTGTGCTTTTTTCCTGAACAAGCGGCAGCAGCCAAACACGATGATGATGCGAATGTGCTAGTGCTGTCCGTGGATTATCTGACCGCGGCACAGATGCGCCGCATTCTCAAGAGCTGGCTTGACACCGATTTTGCGCCGAAAGAGAAGTATATGCGGAGGTTGAGGAAGATTACTTTATTGGAGACACAAGGCTATCTGAAGAATGTCAAAGCTCAAAGTTCAAATGCCATGGTTCGACAGGCTCACCATGACAAATAA
- a CDS encoding carbohydrate kinase family protein produces MFDVITIGAATQDVFLMSKGFHLMRSSRMKRICECFPLGEKINVERIDFETGGGATNAAATFRNLGFSAGVIAKVGDDSAGAAVVNDLRGRGLKTDWVRHVAGGTTGFAAILLTPHGDRTALVHRGVSASFSSADIPWQKLNAAWLVVTSLAGNIALLKRLINAACARGVRVAFNPGMGELRYGLEVLRKHCSAAHVLLLNRGEANMLASLKFWRSGLAPGARDIRALRRRLSARFQNAVVVTEGARGAYYWDQRQFLWAQSKKVKVVNSTGAGDAFGAGFISGILRWRDPARALQLATLNALGTIQQMGAKKGLLTKWPTQAILDGIKITSL; encoded by the coding sequence ATGTTTGATGTCATCACCATCGGCGCGGCAACCCAGGATGTATTCTTGATGAGCAAGGGTTTTCACCTTATGCGATCTTCTCGCATGAAACGGATATGTGAGTGTTTCCCTCTGGGCGAAAAAATAAACGTAGAGCGCATTGATTTTGAAACCGGCGGCGGAGCAACAAACGCTGCGGCGACTTTCCGTAATTTGGGATTCAGCGCGGGTGTCATTGCCAAAGTAGGGGATGACAGCGCAGGCGCGGCGGTAGTAAATGATTTGCGCGGGAGAGGATTAAAGACTGATTGGGTGCGTCACGTGGCGGGGGGCACGACTGGGTTTGCGGCCATACTCCTTACTCCCCACGGCGATCGCACGGCGCTTGTCCATAGGGGCGTGTCCGCCTCGTTTTCCTCTGCAGATATTCCTTGGCAGAAGCTCAATGCGGCGTGGCTTGTGGTCACTTCGCTTGCGGGAAACATCGCATTGCTCAAGCGCCTTATCAACGCAGCGTGCGCGCGTGGGGTGCGGGTCGCGTTCAATCCGGGCATGGGAGAATTGCGTTATGGTCTCGAAGTCCTTCGTAAGCATTGCAGCGCCGCGCATGTGCTGCTGCTCAATCGCGGAGAAGCGAACATGCTCGCCTCGCTGAAGTTCTGGCGAAGCGGGCTCGCGCCAGGCGCGCGTGATATCCGTGCGCTCCGGCGCCGTTTATCTGCCCGTTTTCAAAATGCCGTCGTGGTCACTGAGGGAGCGCGGGGCGCGTATTATTGGGATCAACGCCAGTTCTTATGGGCGCAGAGCAAAAAAGTGAAGGTGGTGAATTCTACGGGCGCGGGCGATGCATTTGGCGCCGGATTTATTTCTGGTATACTGCGCTGGCGTGACCCTGCGCGGGCGCTGCAACTGGCGACACTCAATGCGCTCGGCACGATACAACAGATGGGCGCTAAAAAAGGGTTGCTTACTAAATGGCCTACGCAAGCTATACTGGATGGAATTAAGATAACGTCATTATAG
- a CDS encoding FAD-dependent oxidoreductase produces MKSRNKYDLIIVGGGAAGYAAALYAKRYELSVLLIEGETPGGETANAGLIENYPGFDAIDGYELYQKFRSHALKFGAEIQSGRVEKVTQEGHQFKVSVGGQGEKEGLCIIFAHGQARRRLGLPSEDRLTGKGVSYCVTCDGPLYKGKTVGIVGGGDASVKGVNLLTEFVHKVFLIVMLGQVNAEPINFRLMQSKGDKVEVLYHTQVKELLEESGKFAGVKLSPGYQGNDILKLDGLFIEIGAVPDRALPASLGVALAESGHIHVDQFMRTNIAGIFAAGDVTDATGSFRQIVTAAAQGSIAATSAYEYLKILNPKS; encoded by the coding sequence ATGAAGAGTCGAAATAAATATGATTTGATAATTGTCGGTGGTGGTGCCGCAGGATATGCCGCGGCGCTCTACGCGAAACGGTATGAACTTTCTGTGTTGTTGATAGAAGGAGAAACTCCCGGAGGAGAAACCGCAAATGCGGGATTAATTGAAAATTATCCCGGTTTTGATGCGATTGACGGGTATGAGCTCTATCAGAAATTCCGCAGCCATGCGCTCAAGTTCGGCGCTGAAATCCAATCGGGCAGGGTTGAGAAAGTGACACAAGAAGGCCATCAGTTCAAAGTGTCCGTAGGGGGACAAGGCGAGAAGGAAGGCTTATGCATTATATTCGCCCATGGTCAGGCGCGCAGGAGATTGGGGCTTCCAAGCGAAGATCGCTTAACCGGCAAAGGGGTATCTTACTGCGTCACCTGCGACGGGCCATTGTACAAAGGGAAGACCGTGGGGATTGTGGGAGGGGGCGATGCGTCGGTGAAAGGAGTAAATCTGCTTACTGAATTCGTTCATAAAGTTTTCTTAATTGTTATGCTGGGGCAAGTGAACGCAGAACCTATTAATTTTCGGCTCATGCAAAGCAAGGGTGACAAGGTTGAAGTGTTATACCATACGCAAGTAAAAGAGTTATTAGAAGAGAGCGGAAAATTCGCGGGAGTGAAGCTCTCACCGGGTTATCAAGGAAATGACATCCTTAAGCTTGATGGGTTGTTTATAGAAATCGGCGCAGTGCCGGATCGGGCGCTTCCCGCATCTCTGGGGGTGGCGCTCGCCGAGAGCGGGCATATTCACGTGGACCAATTCATGCGGACGAACATCGCGGGTATTTTTGCCGCAGGGGACGTGACGGACGCCACGGGATCATTCCGCCAGATCGTCACCGCGGCCGCGCAAGGGTCCATCGCGGCGACCAGCGCGTATGAGTATCTGAAAATCCTAAATCCGAAATCCTAA
- a CDS encoding SEC-C metal-binding domain-containing protein codes for MLLSDLCECGSGLVYGACHGSMEPCDCGSGDPAGSCCYDVDNGEEEE; via the coding sequence ATGCTATTAAGCGACCTCTGCGAATGCGGCTCTGGTTTAGTCTATGGCGCGTGCCATGGTTCCATGGAGCCGTGCGACTGCGGATCCGGCGATCCTGCGGGCAGCTGTTGTTATGACGTTGACAATGGCGAGGA